Proteins co-encoded in one Aquincola tertiaricarbonis genomic window:
- a CDS encoding TolC family protein, with product MCLPALMAGCTLPPLQPPAPAEVPPDWATPRDRESPAADLQGWWKDWNDPLLDQLVAQALQANPELLMATSRVRQARLLAGSEAARWRPSLAFGVHPMSDAKATDSFVHVGVDASWEPGLFGMAEASRAAAAGQQAKAQWAEQAARVMVVAETVRQYLGLRAAQQQALAQEQLVALETDSAALAQVRMKSRLAPAAERLQADQRVAQARAAAAEQRGLAQASAQALALLIGRSRPDPAWLQPATVPQPAPRSLQALPATVLLHRPDVRAAEESVRIAAGEAGMSQAEMAPRIVLGAGVLRAWNVTQRGQRPTHALASLAPTLDLPLFDWDLRRDRALAAQEHVNEALLDQRRTVLVAVAEVESALDTLQMRRDRRQALAEAAQAQQRLLQQQAVQQRLGLSGDADQLALRRTQLLAEAELAQADAGSALALVSLYRAVGGAPLPQGLEATP from the coding sequence GTGTGCCTGCCCGCCTTGATGGCGGGCTGCACGCTGCCGCCGCTGCAGCCGCCGGCCCCGGCCGAGGTGCCGCCCGACTGGGCGACGCCGCGTGACCGCGAGTCGCCCGCCGCCGACCTGCAGGGCTGGTGGAAGGACTGGAACGACCCGCTGCTGGATCAGCTGGTGGCGCAGGCGCTGCAGGCCAACCCGGAGCTGCTGATGGCCACCAGCCGCGTGCGCCAGGCCCGGCTGCTGGCCGGCAGCGAGGCGGCGCGCTGGCGACCTTCGCTGGCCTTCGGCGTGCATCCGATGAGCGACGCCAAGGCCACCGATTCCTTCGTTCACGTCGGTGTGGACGCCAGTTGGGAGCCGGGCCTTTTCGGCATGGCCGAGGCCAGCCGCGCCGCGGCCGCTGGCCAACAGGCCAAGGCGCAATGGGCCGAGCAGGCCGCGCGCGTGATGGTGGTGGCCGAGACGGTGCGCCAGTACCTGGGGCTGCGCGCGGCCCAGCAGCAGGCGCTGGCCCAGGAGCAGCTCGTGGCGCTGGAGACCGACAGCGCCGCGCTGGCCCAGGTGCGCATGAAGTCGCGCCTGGCCCCGGCGGCGGAGCGGCTGCAGGCCGACCAGCGGGTGGCCCAGGCGCGCGCTGCGGCTGCCGAGCAGCGCGGCCTGGCCCAGGCGTCGGCGCAGGCGCTGGCGCTGCTGATCGGCCGCAGCCGCCCCGACCCGGCCTGGCTGCAGCCCGCCACCGTGCCGCAGCCGGCACCGCGTTCGCTGCAGGCGCTGCCGGCCACGGTTCTGCTGCACCGCCCCGACGTGCGCGCGGCCGAAGAGAGCGTGCGCATCGCCGCTGGCGAGGCCGGCATGTCGCAGGCCGAGATGGCGCCGCGCATCGTGCTCGGCGCCGGTGTGCTGCGGGCGTGGAACGTCACCCAGCGGGGCCAGCGGCCCACCCACGCCCTGGCCAGCCTGGCACCCACGCTGGACCTGCCGCTGTTCGACTGGGACCTGCGGCGCGACCGCGCCCTGGCGGCGCAGGAACACGTCAACGAGGCGCTGCTGGACCAGCGGCGCACCGTGCTGGTGGCGGTGGCCGAGGTGGAGTCGGCGCTCGACACCCTGCAGATGCGGCGCGACCGCCGGCAGGCACTGGCCGAGGCCGCGCAGGCCCAGCAGCGACTGCTGCAGCAGCAGGCGGTGCAGCAGCGGCTGGGTCTGTCGGGCGATGCCGATCAGCTGGCGCTGCGGCGCACGCAGCTGCTGGCCGAGGCCGAACTGGCACAGGCCGATGCCGGCAGTGCGCTGGCGCTGGTGAGCCTGTACCGCGCCGTGGGTGGCGCGCCGTTGCCCCAGGGCCTGGAGGCCACGCCATGA
- a CDS encoding response regulator, with amino-acid sequence MFAPPSAPPTILVVEDEPGIADVLLAYLRRDGMRAELATSGEAALDTFRRLRPDLVLLDVRLPGIDGLDVLRVLRAESHVPVLMVTARAEDVDKLLALRMGADDYVVKPFSPPEVVERVRAVLRRTGIGRQAELAPAVLRVGQLEIDPQAHRARVIGDAPQDLALTLTEFRLLACLAAQPQRCFSRAQLVEAALPDSDALERVIDSHLSKLRRKLEQAGLPELIDTVRGVGYRLWPAS; translated from the coding sequence ATGTTCGCCCCCCCTTCCGCCCCACCCACCATCCTCGTGGTCGAGGATGAGCCGGGCATCGCCGACGTGCTGCTGGCCTACCTGCGCCGCGACGGCATGCGTGCCGAGCTGGCCACCAGCGGTGAGGCCGCGCTGGACACCTTCCGCCGCCTGCGGCCCGACCTGGTGCTGCTGGACGTGCGGCTGCCCGGCATCGACGGCCTGGACGTGCTGCGCGTGCTGCGCGCCGAAAGCCATGTGCCGGTGCTGATGGTGACCGCGCGCGCCGAGGACGTGGACAAGCTGCTGGCACTGCGCATGGGCGCCGACGATTACGTCGTCAAGCCCTTCAGCCCGCCCGAGGTGGTGGAGCGGGTGCGTGCCGTGCTGCGGCGCACCGGCATCGGCCGCCAGGCCGAGCTGGCGCCGGCGGTGCTGCGGGTGGGCCAGCTCGAGATCGATCCGCAGGCCCACCGCGCACGCGTCATCGGCGACGCGCCGCAGGACCTGGCGTTGACGCTGACCGAGTTCCGGTTGCTCGCCTGCCTGGCGGCGCAGCCGCAGCGTTGTTTCTCGCGGGCCCAGCTGGTCGAGGCCGCCCTGCCCGACAGCGACGCGCTGGAGCGGGTGATCGACTCGCACCTGTCCAAGCTGCGGCGCAAGCTGGAGCAGGCCGGCCTGCCCGAGCTCATCGACACCGTGCGCGGCGTGGGCTACCGACTGTGGCCGGCCTCCTAG
- a CDS encoding sensor histidine kinase: protein MAGLLDRIWVRFGLAIALAVLVTIALLSACLLLVTRWQYEQFYSGLPVQVQRELDSQRQLNPDPMDNPQIADIYSRYWRADPLYGERMSMLLGLAFCLPVGMAAGLWLSRAVSRPLASMAEAANRIALGDFSVRAEVQRERGELADMLRNFNRMTDSLQALEEERRHTVAVLSHELRTPLTVLTARLHALRDGILEPEPAEISRLLGEVDHLSRLVADMHTLALADAGRLTLQRVRFDLAELAAEVVAVFEGRLRDGGPSLQLQRSGPVPVHADRDRTRQVLSNLLDNALRHAAGATQVLVSVGSEPGMGLLVVADDGPGLPSAVSLDARSRFQSMGSSAGSGLGLSIVQALVSGQGGSVHCRRGPGGAHFSVRLPAAPPGPAAAAG from the coding sequence GTGGCCGGCCTCCTAGACCGCATCTGGGTGCGCTTCGGGCTGGCGATCGCGCTGGCCGTGCTGGTGACCATCGCCCTGCTGTCGGCCTGCCTGCTGCTGGTCACCCGCTGGCAGTATGAGCAGTTCTACAGCGGGCTGCCGGTGCAGGTGCAGCGCGAGCTGGACTCGCAACGCCAGCTCAACCCCGATCCGATGGACAACCCGCAGATCGCCGACATCTACAGCCGCTACTGGCGGGCCGATCCGCTGTACGGCGAACGCATGTCGATGCTGCTGGGGCTGGCCTTCTGCCTGCCGGTCGGCATGGCCGCCGGCCTGTGGCTGTCGCGCGCGGTCTCGCGGCCTCTGGCCTCGATGGCCGAGGCCGCCAACCGCATCGCACTGGGCGACTTCAGCGTGCGGGCCGAGGTGCAGCGTGAGCGGGGCGAACTGGCCGACATGCTGCGCAACTTCAACCGCATGACGGATTCGCTGCAGGCGCTGGAGGAGGAGCGGCGCCACACCGTGGCGGTGCTGTCGCACGAGTTGCGCACGCCGCTGACGGTGCTCACCGCGCGGCTGCATGCCCTGCGCGACGGCATCCTCGAGCCCGAACCGGCGGAGATCTCGCGGCTGCTGGGCGAAGTGGATCACCTGTCGCGGCTGGTCGCCGACATGCACACGCTGGCGCTGGCCGATGCGGGGCGCCTGACGCTGCAGCGCGTGCGCTTCGACCTGGCCGAGCTGGCCGCCGAGGTGGTGGCGGTATTCGAAGGCCGGCTGCGCGATGGCGGACCGTCATTGCAGCTGCAGCGCAGCGGCCCGGTGCCGGTGCATGCCGACCGCGACCGCACGCGCCAGGTGCTGTCCAACCTGCTGGACAACGCGCTGCGCCATGCCGCCGGCGCCACGCAGGTGCTGGTGTCGGTGGGCAGTGAGCCGGGTATGGGCCTGCTGGTGGTGGCCGACGACGGGCCGGGCCTGCCCAGCGCGGTGAGCCTGGATGCGCGCAGCCGCTTTCAAAGCATGGGCAGCAGCGCTGGCTCGGGGCTGGGCCTGTCCATCGTGCAGGCGCTGGTCAGCGGCCAAGGCGGCAGCGTGCACTGCCGCCGCGGCCCGGGCGGCGCCCACTTCAGCGTGCGGCTGCCAGCGGCGCCGCCGGGGCCGGCGGCGGCGGCGGGCTGA
- the pdxR gene encoding MocR-like pyridoxine biosynthesis transcription factor PdxR has protein sequence MKPTLLVTLFEGQAGGGRRERLCAALREAVRSGHARLGDRLPSSRDLAQDLGLSRVTVEAAYAQLETEGYLRRQVGQGSFVAIDMGAAVAAAALRSTGVRRPLPEPAALSRRGQRMVDTGGCVEPDRPRAFVAGSPDLQAFPTDLWRHLLQRRWRHDAAALMFYGDPQGLPALREAIARYLTQSRGVRCTAAQVLVLTSSQQALQLLSATLLDEGDAVWMEDPGYAGARTAFAASGAQLVDMALDDHGATLGPARPLPRLIYLTPSHQFPTGRAMSLERRLAFIAQAHAAGAWLIEDDYDSEFLYDHAPTPALQGLDEHGRVVYIGTFSKSLFPSVRLAYMVLPEALVAPLVTARSTYDGHPSQPMQAVAADFLEQGHFAAHLRLMRQLYRGRRDALLQALHSHLPWAEPLDSRGGLQMAVRLPPGSEQRLTRLAAQRGIATPSLGELYHTVPRTEGWRLGFAALAPRAIEDAVQALAGIRVPRRAADG, from the coding sequence ATGAAGCCCACGCTGCTGGTCACCCTGTTCGAAGGCCAGGCCGGCGGCGGCCGGCGTGAGCGGCTGTGCGCCGCCCTGCGTGAAGCGGTGCGCAGCGGCCACGCGCGGCTGGGTGACCGCCTGCCCAGCAGCCGCGACCTGGCGCAGGACCTGGGCCTGTCGCGCGTGACGGTGGAGGCCGCCTACGCCCAGCTGGAAACCGAGGGCTACCTGCGCCGCCAGGTGGGCCAGGGCAGCTTCGTCGCCATCGACATGGGCGCTGCGGTGGCCGCGGCCGCGCTGCGCAGCACCGGCGTTCGCCGGCCGCTGCCCGAGCCGGCGGCGCTGTCGCGGCGGGGCCAGCGCATGGTGGACACCGGCGGCTGTGTGGAGCCCGACCGGCCGCGCGCCTTCGTGGCCGGCAGCCCCGACCTGCAGGCCTTTCCCACCGACCTGTGGCGCCACCTGCTGCAGCGGCGCTGGCGCCATGACGCCGCCGCGCTGATGTTCTACGGCGACCCGCAAGGCCTGCCCGCGCTGCGCGAGGCCATCGCGCGCTACCTGACGCAGTCACGCGGGGTGCGCTGCACCGCGGCGCAGGTGCTGGTGCTCACCAGCTCGCAGCAGGCACTGCAGCTGCTGTCGGCCACGCTGCTGGACGAAGGCGATGCCGTGTGGATGGAAGACCCCGGTTATGCGGGCGCACGCACCGCCTTTGCCGCCAGCGGGGCGCAGCTGGTGGACATGGCGCTGGACGACCACGGCGCCACGCTGGGGCCTGCGCGGCCCCTCCCTCGCCTCATCTACCTCACGCCCTCGCACCAGTTCCCCACCGGTCGGGCGATGTCGCTGGAGCGGCGCCTGGCCTTCATCGCGCAGGCGCATGCGGCCGGGGCGTGGCTGATCGAGGACGACTACGACAGCGAGTTCCTGTACGACCACGCGCCCACGCCTGCGCTGCAGGGGCTGGACGAGCACGGCCGCGTGGTCTACATCGGCACCTTCTCCAAGTCGCTGTTCCCTTCGGTGCGGCTGGCCTACATGGTGCTGCCCGAGGCGCTGGTGGCACCGCTGGTGACCGCCCGCAGCACCTACGACGGCCACCCCTCGCAGCCGATGCAGGCGGTGGCGGCCGACTTCCTGGAGCAAGGCCATTTCGCGGCCCACCTGCGGCTGATGCGCCAGCTCTACCGCGGCCGGCGCGATGCGCTGCTGCAGGCCCTGCACAGCCACCTGCCCTGGGCCGAGCCGCTGGACAGCCGCGGCGGCCTGCAGATGGCCGTGCGCCTGCCGCCCGGCAGCGAGCAGCGGCTCACCCGGCTAGCCGCGCAGCGCGGCATCGCTACGCCCAGCCTGGGCGAGCTGTACCACACGGTGCCGCGCACCGAGGGCTGGCGGCTGGGGTTCGCGGCGCTGGCGCCGCGCGCGATCGAAGACGCGGTCCAGGCGCTGGCGGGCATCCGGGTGCCGCGACGGGCGGCAGACGGCTGA
- a CDS encoding GAF domain-containing protein, whose translation MTKSGFDLEPYLARKRELDEAIERARRQAGAAQAPAPAARLSTAQQVEVAQRLFTRTLEKDGLRSALYSLLRKTDYRYATLFRFDGTLNRAVIHLDRQNLMAELPQAFPIAQSYCQYIKDSARPFVTAVASEDEATVGHAKRDLFDAYCGIPILAPDGTLAGSLCYYDEEPRQLDEVQLELLLFAATKIEETGLPG comes from the coding sequence TTGACCAAGTCCGGTTTTGATCTCGAGCCTTACCTGGCCAGAAAGCGCGAGCTGGACGAGGCCATCGAAAGAGCACGACGGCAGGCCGGCGCCGCGCAGGCCCCGGCCCCTGCGGCCCGGCTCAGCACCGCGCAGCAGGTGGAAGTGGCCCAGCGCCTCTTCACCCGCACCCTGGAGAAGGACGGGCTGCGCAGTGCGCTGTATTCGCTGCTGCGCAAGACCGACTACCGCTACGCCACGCTGTTCCGCTTCGACGGCACCCTGAACCGGGCGGTCATCCACCTGGACCGGCAGAACCTGATGGCCGAGCTGCCGCAAGCCTTCCCCATCGCGCAGAGCTACTGCCAGTACATCAAGGACAGCGCCCGGCCGTTCGTCACGGCGGTGGCCTCCGAAGATGAAGCCACCGTGGGCCATGCCAAGCGCGACCTGTTCGACGCGTACTGCGGCATTCCCATCCTGGCCCCCGATGGCACGCTGGCCGGCAGCCTGTGCTACTACGACGAAGAGCCGCGGCAGCTCGACGAGGTGCAGCTCGAGCTGCTGCTCTTCGCAGCCACCAAGATCGAAGAGACGGGCCTGCCGGGCTGA
- a CDS encoding cytochrome b, translating into MKNMGFIPSSSTSVQRYAGSLRAVHWLRALVVLGTLAAGLLMVNLPDEMTVKFEQLYPNHKQFGVLALVLVLLQLGLRWRRGVPALPHSLQPWERRLSHLTHGLMYLLLVLVPLMGYAMSSSFTQSDGVPFFFFGHLPELLPKNDARFEVFQLLHRYLAWTLLALVVMHVAGALKHRFFDADADSDVLRRML; encoded by the coding sequence GTGAAAAATATGGGCTTCATCCCTTCTTCGTCCACCTCCGTCCAGCGCTATGCCGGCAGCCTGCGCGCCGTGCACTGGCTGCGTGCCCTGGTGGTCCTCGGCACCCTGGCCGCGGGCCTGTTGATGGTGAACCTGCCCGACGAGATGACCGTCAAGTTCGAGCAGCTCTACCCCAACCACAAGCAGTTCGGCGTGCTGGCGCTCGTGCTGGTGCTGCTGCAACTGGGGCTGCGCTGGCGCCGCGGCGTGCCGGCGCTGCCGCACAGCCTGCAGCCCTGGGAACGCCGGCTGTCGCACCTGACCCATGGCCTGATGTACCTGCTGCTGGTGCTGGTGCCCTTGATGGGCTACGCCATGTCCAGCAGCTTCACGCAAAGCGACGGCGTGCCGTTCTTCTTCTTCGGCCACCTGCCCGAGCTGCTGCCCAAGAACGATGCGCGCTTCGAGGTGTTTCAGCTGCTGCACCGCTACCTGGCGTGGACGCTGCTGGCGCTGGTGGTGATGCACGTGGCCGGCGCACTGAAGCACCGCTTCTTCGACGCCGACGCGGACAGCGACGTGCTGCGCCGCATGCTCTGA
- a CDS encoding ATP-binding protein, whose product MKLQGLSRQIARTMMAIAFSVSLLVLLTSYAFFFLWQTYWPENFETSSAVPTAPEWLWMIGTTLVGVALAVAVGRNLSNRILVPLNSVADSIRRVAQGDLSARADAGDRSLGEAAALADDFNQLADKLQRMTQEQEFWNAAIAHELRTPVTILRGRLQGLAEGVFEPQEALFQTLLTQVDGLARLIEDMRVVGLAESGHLDLDLREADLDEVLRDLLDFCEPTLRAAGQAAVAVLQAGTVRCDPMRIRQALLALIDNARRHAVAGRVTVQSRQEGDQVCLSVEDEGPGIAAALAPHVFTAFRRQPAAHAPDGHKGSGLGLAVVAAIAHAHGGQATCQPTPRGGTRFELRWPVGAAGL is encoded by the coding sequence GTGAAGCTGCAGGGGCTGAGCCGGCAGATCGCCCGCACGATGATGGCGATCGCCTTCAGCGTGAGCCTGTTGGTGCTGCTCACGTCCTACGCCTTTTTCTTCCTCTGGCAGACCTACTGGCCCGAGAACTTCGAAACCAGCAGCGCGGTGCCCACCGCGCCCGAATGGCTGTGGATGATCGGCACCACGCTGGTGGGTGTGGCACTGGCGGTGGCGGTGGGGCGCAACCTGTCCAATCGCATCCTGGTGCCGCTGAATTCGGTGGCCGACAGCATCCGCCGCGTGGCGCAGGGCGACCTCTCGGCGCGGGCTGATGCGGGTGACCGGTCGCTGGGCGAGGCGGCCGCCCTGGCCGACGACTTCAACCAACTGGCCGACAAGCTGCAGCGCATGACACAGGAGCAGGAGTTCTGGAACGCGGCCATCGCGCATGAGCTGCGCACGCCGGTGACCATCTTGCGCGGCCGGCTGCAAGGCCTGGCCGAAGGCGTGTTCGAGCCACAGGAGGCCCTGTTCCAGACGCTGCTGACCCAGGTCGACGGGCTGGCGCGCCTGATCGAGGACATGCGCGTGGTGGGCCTGGCCGAAAGCGGCCACCTGGACCTGGATCTGCGCGAAGCCGACCTGGACGAAGTGCTGCGCGACCTGCTGGACTTCTGCGAACCCACGCTGCGCGCTGCGGGGCAGGCGGCGGTGGCGGTGCTGCAGGCAGGCACGGTGCGTTGCGACCCGATGCGCATCCGCCAGGCGCTGCTGGCGCTGATCGACAACGCGCGCCGGCATGCGGTGGCCGGCCGCGTCACCGTGCAAAGCCGGCAAGAGGGCGACCAGGTGTGCCTGAGCGTGGAAGACGAAGGCCCGGGCATAGCTGCCGCTTTGGCGCCGCATGTGTTCACCGCGTTCCGCCGCCAGCCTGCCGCCCATGCGCCCGATGGCCACAAGGGCAGCGGACTGGGCCTGGCGGTGGTGGCTGCCATCGCGCATGCCCACGGTGGGCAGGCCACCTGCCAGCCCACGCCACGCGGTGGCACCCGCTTCGAGCTCCGCTGGCCCGTGGGCGCCGCGGGCCTGTGA